The following nucleotide sequence is from Zingiber officinale cultivar Zhangliang chromosome 10A, Zo_v1.1, whole genome shotgun sequence.
GGGAAGCCAACCTATGCATCACTGACCCATGAGCCATCGACTGGCACGCCACTGACCTATACTTTGCTAACCCATTTCTAGATCGGCCTAACAAGGGCCAACCTGGGAGTAATCCAGCCAACTCGACTCGCCACTCCAACATATCCGAGTTCTCTACTCATCACCAACTCATTCCCTCGCTCTCAACCCGATCAATCACTATTAAATTACCACAATCATGATTCTCAGTGACCTCGGTTTCGGTACGTTTCTctgaaagaaaagaaaggatagCAGAAACTTCAATCGTGGAGTCTTGTTGAACATTATTTAATCTCCTCCGATAGACACCCATCACTAAGTAGTTTGACCAGAGAAGAAAGCTAGTAATTATCACTATCAAAATCATGTTTAAATAGTATGAGATTTTAATGTaatcaatcaagttagactttATATATTTAATATCTTGCGTTAAGTATGCAGAgatttagaaacataagaagtcaagcgaaagatatGACTGTCGAGAAAGATGACACATGAATCAAGTCGATGAGCTCAGTGTATCCAAAGAATGAGAAGTTGTGGAACGGTGGAGCAAGAAGAATGTACGTTgtgcttccgagggatgagaagtctgAGCGGAAGATTGTTCGAGGACAAAatcggagttgggttcaggtgaactCAACTCTGGAAGGCTAGCGGATCACCTAAGTGACCGGATATGAAGCTAACAAACGAAGAAGGCACTGGATAGTCAGCACCTGGCTGactggttcgggcgctcggactacTAGGGGTGCCGAATAAGCACCTCGTCGCAATGGATTATTTTTCGAGTTCACATAGCAACGATTCAGGCGCTCGGACATGGTTCAAATGCCCGaacatgaaaaaaaattctatcttCCAACCGTTGCGAAGTTGTTGCGTGGAGATAGACtttgcctcgctggaggcacccGAATCACCATCTCGACGCCCCGAGTCCGCCACGTCAGCAGCGGATACACTTGACCAGAGCACTATAAATAAAGCCTTGGTTCACTTATTTTAAACACAATACTTGTATTCAAATATATTGTTTACTATTTTCATTGTCTGAGCTATAATTCATTATACGACGCTAGTCCGTATCTGAAAATTTGTTTGAAGAAGGAGTTCTGATAGTATGcatcatttgtcttggattagcaatttccctaattgcaaaccaagtaatccGGTAGCCTTGtttaatttttatgcaatttatttCTTACTAGCAATTGTTTATTAATCAAAGTCAAAAGTTTTTAAGAAGGGTATTCTTGttatttcaagcaattcacccacCTCTTGCCAGCCGCACTGGGACCTACAACTGGTATCAAAGTTAGGACGCTTCAGAAAGACTAACCACCAATCGAAACACAGAAGAAATGGTCGGAACTAGCATCCATctaccaaagttcgaaggagacttcgtgatttggaaaaaaaaaagatggaGGTGTTTTTCAagactaattttgaaattctatTAATTATCAAATATGGATTTGTAGCACCCAAAGATCAGCATAATGACGAAAAAGAACACCTTTGGAACAAGGAGTAAACTGACTTTGTGGCAAACGATAAAGCAGAATTCTATCTGCTGAGCATTtatcaccacaagaagtcaaccggatcggagccAACGAGTCAGCTAAAGAGTtttgggagaagtttctggaGCTGCACAAAGGAACCTCGAAAGCGAAACTCACAAGATAGAATATGCTCCGGAACCAACTCAACAACCTTTGAATAGAATAAGGTGAAACAATCATACATCTATACTCAAGAATCAATGAGCTGATCATCAGACTCACAAATCTCagagaaatggtaacaaatcgAGATTTGTTAAGATACGCTTTAAATGTATTTCTAAGAACACCCGAGTGGACATCCATAATTGACTCcttttacatctctaaggatcttgagatgagtacattagaaaatatgttttctacttttgaacttcacgaatcgaGATATGTAGGCTTAAGAagtaaagaagaaaagacaaCTTAAAATCTAACACTGAAAGCTAACTAGAAATGTGAACCAAATTCAGGCACATCACTCAACAAAGACAAAGctacatttatgttaagaaagtttagtaaattccttaaaactaataagtttaacaaGTCGTAAGCTAAGAAATTTCCACGAAGCAAACGAAAGGTATAATTCTATAACTGCCAAGAAGAATGACACATcaaagataactgcccaaaactaaaagaagaaagaCAAGAATAAAAGGCCAACGAaaatgaagcacaagaacctaaaggtgaCATATGACGAATTGTCATCATTAGAATCAGAGATTAAAGCCTACGTCAGATTACACTTATGACAAGTTACCAAGAAATCAATAACGAAGCAAGCTCATTTGAAATgagtatcgatgaaggaggagctacTTCAGAAGGAAGAAGTTGCATAACGAGATCGATACGATAGGTGAGGTATGTTCTCTACCTCTAGACAAGTTATACAAATTTATCAAAGTACTTTCTAAAAGTTCTTGTCAATTAGaagtagaaaataaaaaattaaaaaagaaattttagaattAAAAGAAACCTTAACAAAATGATTtcgataaattaaaaattgaaaaaaaaattaaagaaccaaataaaaaaaaactagaaaaggATCATTTATACACATATGTTCAAAATTATAGGAACTATAAAGAGTttaattggtactttaaataccACAAGCGTCAAAATAGAAAAGTAActagaaaatatatttaagaaaatTCCTAATTAATTCAGTAGGTAGGAatctatattaaattttaaatcatgcttagattaaatCCTTGtacatgttttaattttaatttatcttaataatttttgcatgattaaaaatttctaatttttcaaataaattatttcgTATCCTTTcggtttgaaattaattagattttaatttttcaatgaaaaatgaatttattACTTAttagtagatttttttttaaaatttgttgattgttaataaatttttttacaaattttgttaccaaaatataaatttttaatattaaaaattatcaaaaatctattttttacaGATATAATTTCTATTATATATACTCAGAAAAAGTTGTAAAATTTTTTTAGcacaaaatctatttttaaatattttttttagaaaattatctctctgtataaaataatttattattaattatattaattattattatttgtgaaaattttatcactattttGTATTATTGTGTTTGATAAAAAGTTTCAGAATTTTCaactattaaaaatatttttaatttatttttttaaaaattagtttttaaatcataaaaatttaaatttttgaaatataatttccataatttttctaagtgttgaTCACTATTTATATAACCcttagaattatttttcaaatttattttcaatatttatccctatttttaatataatcaaaAGGGAAGAAATAAAATAAGTGTAGGGGGAGGaataattttttctaatttatgatATTGCATTTAatattgcatatttattaattgcatttcatttaattttatattCTTATGTATGTTATTGTAAGTATGTTAATGTTATTTACTATTTTGGTTTAATCCTAACTTAATTTGAGTTTATCTACATCAAAAAGAGGAGAATGTAAGACCCcgaagttttgatgtgatcaaccaagtcaagttaaactttgcgTATTTGATGTCTTACGTCTGAGTGTATAGGGACTTAGGAAtgcaagaagtcgagtgaaagacacgGTGGTTGAGAAGCATAGCACAGGAATCAAGTCGACGgattcggtgcatccgagggacgagaaattgcGAAAAAGTACATTAGTGGAGAGAGAAGAACACGTGCATGCTTCTAGGGACGTGAAGCtaaagcggaagactgctcgagaagaaggccggagttggatttgggtgaactcaactctggaAGGCTGTAGAATCCCCCAAGCGACCCGAGATGAAGCTAGTGACCGGAGGTGTCAGATAGTCAGCACCTGGTTGACTGGTCCGGGATCTCGGACCATCTAGTCCAGATGCCTGGACCACCAGGGTGCTGAACATGCGTCATGTCGCAGTGGATCACTTTTCAAGTCCACGTTGACAACGATCTAGGTGCCCGAATATGGTCCAAGCTCCTGAACATGAAAAAATTCTATCTTCCAGCCATTATGTGGAGATAAAATTTACTCGCCGGAGGCACCCGAATTACCATCCAGGTGCCCGAAGCCCACTTCATCAGCAACGGATAAACTTGACCAAAGCACCATAAATAGAATCCTGATTCACTTAGTTTAAAGACAACACTTGTATTCGAatcttttatttatgattttcATTTTTTGAGTTATAAGTCATTGTACATGACTTCTACACCTTCAAAAATTTACTCGGAGTTCTATAATACAGACCATTTATTTTAGATTAACCATCTCTCCGattataaatcaaataaatttgatagcctcatttaatttttatataatttatttttatcttaCTAGCAAATATTTATTAGTCCAATCGAAAGAAATAAATTGATAGCctcatttaatttttatataatttatttttatcttaCTAACAAATATTTATTAATCCAATCGAAAGTTTTTTTCGAAGAATATTCTTATTATTTCAGGTAATTCATTCCATCTTACTGGACGCACCGGAACCTACATCATGTTTATCTTAACTATTTGAGATAGGCTTCAAACAAACTAagtatatcattattaatataaaaaaacaTATTGCACGGAAAGGTTTATCCATAAAAAggtaaagtaaaataaaattcatGGTATTGGAAGAACGAATGCAACTTATGaagcaataaaaataataaagcaaCAATAAATATATCAGAGGATATACACACCCATCGATATGGATTATAATTACATATGCTTCTTCAAGCTAAGCGTGGCATGTTTCCATGCTTTTGTCTCACATGATCTGTCATGAGGTTGACGAAAGCAacttttcaaaattgaaattaaaattatatttcaaaaagTCCTTGTAAGCCACCTTTTGTTCAGGGGAATATGGTTTGGTTGAAGCAGCAATTCGCCAGCTCCTGCTCTGCAAGCAAGTACGTGCTGAATTCAAGAGTAAAGCCAACAAGTAGGAAATTAATGGGTAATTATGAAGAATATTTTACCATTTTTCACTAGCTATTAGCTAGGCCACAGTCACTGCAGCTGTTCTGGTTATGAAACTCGTTGGCTGATGCCTTCATGTATTCGTCAGTTAAATTTACATCAGAGTGAAGAAAAAGATGCACTTATGGAGACTTAATTTTTTTGAGACTTACTCAATAggggatttgaaaacaaagaagCATGCACCAATTGCCAAGTAGCACAGCAAGGGAACAAGCCCCTTTAAGTAATGTGAAGTTCCATCCTGTAAAAGTACCATTAGTTGAGTCTTGCAAGAAGAATTTTGGTTGAATCCTAGAATTTCAAAATCACTGAAAAACAACAACAGAAGTTAGTGTAACTAACAAGCATACCCCCAACGAGTTACCTGTAACGTGAATGCTATTACTAGTATTGCCATGATCAATGAGCCAATTTCTAACAGATTAAGATCAAGATccatcttgattcccgttatccAAGCCACAATAACACATAATGGAACCTTAAAAGGGAAAATTAGCACATTGTAAGCTATTCTTTAACAAATACACAACATTTCATTTCAAAGCTACATCAAACTAAATCCTtacaacaaacatggagatctggGTTGCTGAACCAAGGGAAACACCAAGAGTAATATCCTGTGCGAGTTCAAGAATTAAACCTCAGCTAGTCATACAATTACATAGTTAAACTATACAATGAGTAAAGACTCTACCAGCTTGTTCTTGAAAGCGAAGATGATGGCACCAGCATGTTCTGCTGcatttccaactattggaagcaAGATGATGCTAATAAAGCTCACAGATAGTCCCCATGAATGTGAAACCGCCTAAATGGATAGTTGCAAGCCAAAATGCATTATCGATGGAGGTTTGAATGATTAAAGCTAAATGTAAACATATTATTCAATGATGTTTGAATTGAACATTTCAACAAAGAAAACACACTATGATTAAGGCTACTGGTTGGCCAAGTTAGGTAGGATAGGATTtatatgtttttaaaattaagCAATACAGATCATGAAAGATCAAAAATATACCTCAATGGTTTCTACAACATACTCAGATAACAAGGAAATCATAATGGCCATGGCTGCTAACCAAATCATCGCGCTTGCAAATCCAATCACTGGCTTATCTTCAGTTACCACATCATCATTGACGTCGCCTTCTTTCTCCTGCATTTATTCACCCAAATTAAGAGAATAAAGTTCATCATTTTTATTTTGGACGAAATTCTACACTTGTAAAGATTGTGCTTCTAATTTAATTGTTGCATTTCCATTCACTAATTCTACTAATTCACTCTTTATTCCTTCACCTCCTGTGATTTAAAAAGTCGGCGATGGGTCTTTAGCTGGAAGAAGAGGTAAGCAAGATAGCCAAGGAGCATGATGATGCTGCAAGCTCTCGATAAGGCCAAGATCATGGATGAAGCTGTGCTGTCCAACGTTTTGTCACCTGAGTTGATAGGATATCTGAGCAACAACATCAGGATGTGGCAAAGTGCACCGAAGAGTAGAAGACCAGTGTTCACGTCAACTTGCTTCTGCAGAATTAATGGAAAAGATTAATTCCTTCTAATCATGTCCAACTAATAGCAGCTAATCAATCTGTGATAGCTTACTCGTTCGAAGAGTTGTTCCATGCGTAGGTTGGCCAGGCCACCAAAGAAAAGAGAGGTCCCGAGGACAAATAAAAGATTGGACAAGATGGATCCAACCAAGGAACACTTGACCACCTCAATCTTCCTTTTTTGCAAGGCAAAAAGAGCTATAATAAGCTCTGTGACATTCCCACATGTAGCATTGAATAGTCCACCGACTGTAGCATAAGAACCGCAGCTTATACAAATTCAGTGACAAACATCAAAAAAAGAGGAGTAAGAAACAATTAAACAAGAAGAACTACGTGTGTGCTCACCAGTTGGACCAGTATAAAAGGCAATCTGTCTACCAACGCCAATCAAGAAAGAAAAGGTTATTGGGGATCGAGTAAACATTATAGAAAAGTTTATAATACTACAGGAAAAGATAAAGATCAGAAACGAAGCGAGAATTTACTCTGTGAGAAAGCTGACTCGCTCAGCAAGCGGAGTGAGGCCAAGCAAACTCAAAGCAAACAGCCATTCCTGTTTCTCAAacagtcaaaataataatttatcagTGCTAAACAATAACTCCTTGACGTCTTAACAGCCACCGACCATGTCTTCTTATTCAAACTCCAGCAGCAAAACAATTGAAAATTCCAGAGGGGAATTTCAACAAACACATGCCAAGCACATCAGCTAAAAAGGACTTATCGATCAATTAAAGAAACATACACGTCCGAAATGGAAGTAGTTGGCGGCGACGGCGAGAGGGATGGCAGGGAAGAGGATGAAGAGCTTGGTGCCGAGGAATATCTCCTGCAGGTTGCCGAGCAGGTCCCTGACCAGTCCCCAGCGCATCTTCAACACCAGAGACAAGTCTGACTTTTTCCGCAGCGACGACGACGACATGTTGTGTGCCGTGCGCCACCCATGCTGcacctccttctccttctccttccccCGGCCGCCGCCGCC
It contains:
- the LOC122027465 gene encoding vacuolar cation/proton exchanger 1a-like, with the protein product MGSTAGHGEAALEAGNALKFGGGGRGKEKEKEVQHGWRTAHNMSSSSLRKKSDLSLVLKMRWGLVRDLLGNLQEIFLGTKLFILFPAIPLAVAANYFHFGREWLFALSLLGLTPLAERVSFLTEQIAFYTGPTVGGLFNATCGNVTELIIALFALQKRKIEVVKCSLVGSILSNLLFVLGTSLFFGGLANLRMEQLFERKQVDVNTGLLLFGALCHILMLLLRYPINSGDKTLDSTASSMILALSRACSIIMLLGYLAYLFFQLKTHRRLFKSQEEKEGDVNDDVVTEDKPVIGFASAMIWLAAMAIMISLLSEYVVETIEAVSHSWGLSVSFISIILLPIVGNAAEHAGAIIFAFKNKLDITLGVSLGSATQISMFVVPLCVIVAWITGIKMDLDLNLLEIGSLIMAILVIAFTLQDGTSHYLKGLVPLLCYLAIGACFFVFKSPIEHQPTSFITRTAAVTVA